CGACGCCTACTTCAACCACATCCTCCTCCACGAGTTCTCGCACGGCCTCGGCCCCGGCCGCATCACCCTCGCCGACGGCGTCGAGACCACCGTGAACCGCGAGCTGCGCGAGACCTACTCGGCGATCGAGGAGGCCAAGGCCGACATCGTCGGGCAGTACAACGTCTACTACCTCGTCGACGACGGGTTCTTCCCCGCATCGCTGGGCGAGGAGACGGCGGTGACCTATCTCGCCGGCTTCTTCCGCTCGGTGCGCTTCGGGATCGAGGCGGCGCACGGGGCGGCCAACATGATGGCCTTCAACTTCTTCCGGGAAAAGGGCGCGTACCTGTACGACGAGGTTTCCGGGCGCTGGTCTGTCGACACCGCGAAGATCAGGGGCGCCGTCGAGGATTTCTCGCGGGAGATCCTGATGATCCAGGCGCACGGGGATTACGCCGCCGCGAAGCGGTTTCTCGAGACGTACGGCGTGATGGGCGACGAGGTCCGCGCCTCGCTCGCCAGGCTCGACGACGTCCCCGTCGACATCGATCCGCGTTTTGCTATTGAAAAGGAGTTCGGAAAGGATTAATTATTCGGTAGAGGCCGCCGATCCGGCCGGGGCCGGAGGCGGTCCGACATAGACGGGAACGACATTGGCCGGGTGCCGCCTCCTAAATCAAATGGTCGGCCTTCAAGGGGGTAAGGTGATCTTAAGGTTGGGATACCGGGGCACCCGGCCGTTTTCCGCTTTCCTCGCCTCCGCCGCGTTCCGCTGACCGAAGCGCCGCTCTCACCGCAGATCGAGGACGGCCGCCCCCGAGATCCGGCTTTCCTTCACGAGCAGCAGGGCCTCGTTCGCCGCCTCGAGCGGAAAGAGCGTCGTGTTGGTGCGGATTGGTATCGCCTCGGCGAGGGCGATCAGTTCCCGCCCGTCGCGGCGCGTGGCGTTCGCCACGCTCCGGAGGATCTTCTCGTGGTAGAGGTGCCGCTCGTATTCCATCGCGGGGATCGCCGTCATCGTGATTCCCGCCAGCGTCACCGTGCCGCCGTGGGCGACCCGCTCGAGGGCCGCCGGCACGAGCTCCCCGGCAGGGGCGAAGACGATCGAGGCCGCCGGCGGTTCGGGCGGCTCGTCGGCCGCCGTACCCGTCCACTCGGCGCCGAGGGACCCGGCGTGCTTCCGGTGGGCCTCGGCGCGGGTGAATACGAAGACGCGGCAGTTCCAGTGGCGCGCGATCTGTATCGAGACGTGCGCGCTCGCGCCGAAGCCGTACAGACCGAGGGTTTCTCCCGGCCGGATCCCGGAAAGACGCAGCGCCCGGAACCCGATGATCCCCGCGCAGAGGAGCGGGGCGAGGTCGCGGTCCGGGAAATCCGCCGGGAGGGGATAGACGAAGCCGGCGGGGAGGCACACGTACTCCGCGTAGCCGCCGTCGACGTCCCGCCCGGTGAAGCGGGCGTCGCGGCAGAGGTTCTCCCGGCCGCTCCGGCAGAAGGCGCAGGAGCCGCAGCTTTGATTCAGCCAGGCCGCGCCCACCCGTTCCCCCGCCGCGGGGCGCTCGACCCCGGGGCCGGCGCGCTCGACCTGCCCGACGATCTGGTGCCCCGGCACGACCGTGCTGCGGGCCGGGGGCAGGTCCCCCTCGATCTCGTGCAGATCGGTGCGGCAGATCCCGCACATCGAGACGCGGACGAGCACCTCCCCCGGGCCGGGCTCCGGCACGGGGAGATCGCGCAGCACGAGGGGTTCCGTCTCGATCGGTCCCCGCCGTTCGAGCACCATCGCCTTCATTTTTTCGAGCCTCCTCTCTCCCCGAAACGGATTTCGGGACCGCCTCATGTCATACCACACCGGAGGCGCGGTTGAAAAGAGCCGGCCCGGTTTCGGCTTTCCGGGCGCCACCCGTTCGTCGTATACTGGAGAGGCCGCGCACGGACGCGGCGAACGAAAGGAAGGCGGATGCCGGTGTTTCTCGACGAATGCGCGGCGGCCGTTCTCGCCGGCGACGGCGACGCGGCCGCCTCCCTCGCGCGGCGCGCCCTCGAGGAGGGGCGGCCGCTCATGGAGACGATCGACGACGGGTTCATCCGCGGGATCCGCGACGTCGGCAGGCTCTGGGAGGAGGGCGAGCTCTTTCTCCCCGAGCTGGT
This genomic window from Candidatus Krumholzibacteriota bacterium contains:
- a CDS encoding zinc-dependent alcohol dehydrogenase family protein yields the protein MKAMVLERRGPIETEPLVLRDLPVPEPGPGEVLVRVSMCGICRTDLHEIEGDLPPARSTVVPGHQIVGQVERAGPGVERPAAGERVGAAWLNQSCGSCAFCRSGRENLCRDARFTGRDVDGGYAEYVCLPAGFVYPLPADFPDRDLAPLLCAGIIGFRALRLSGIRPGETLGLYGFGASAHVSIQIARHWNCRVFVFTRAEAHRKHAGSLGAEWTGTAADEPPEPPAASIVFAPAGELVPAALERVAHGGTVTLAGITMTAIPAMEYERHLYHEKILRSVANATRRDGRELIALAEAIPIRTNTTLFPLEAANEALLLVKESRISGAAVLDLR